One window of Streptomyces sp. FIT100 genomic DNA carries:
- the yicI gene encoding alpha-xylosidase, whose protein sequence is MKFTDGYWLMRDGVQASYAAEVADVHVSDDRFTLHAPVRRVTDRGHTLNSPLLTVECWSPAEGVIGIRSTHHAGAAERGPDFALRADPGHSAKVTRDGSLLELAAGELSLRVDTAAPWRLDFTAGGRVLTSAEARGTGFAVTGDGAHHSLAQLSLGVGELVYGLGERFTPFTKNGQTVDVWQADGGTASEQAYKNVPFHLTNRGYGVFVNHPGKVGYEIGSEAVGKVQFSVEDQSLEYFVVHGPTPKDVLDRYTALTGRPAVPPAWSFGLWLSTSFTTSYDEETVNRFVRGMAERDIPLGVFHFDCFWMREYQWCDFTWDPEVFPDPEGMLRRLKDEHGLRVSVWINPYIAQKSALFAEAKRHGYLVRRPNGDVWQWDLWQAGMALVDFTNPDAREWYAAKLRTLAAQGVDCFKTDFGERIPTDVVWHDGSDPERMHNYYTQLYNETVFEVLREARGAGEAVLFARSATAGGQQFPVHWGGDCESHFRAMAESLRGGLSLGLSGFGFWSHDIGGFEGTPTPEVFKRWVQFGLLSSHSRLHGSKSYRVPWDYDEEAVAVTRDFTRLKHRLMPYLFRAARQAAERGTPVMRAMVLEFPEDPACHTLDRQYMLGDDLLVAPVFSADGEVEYYVPEGTWTHLLSGTRIQGPGWRRETYGFDSLPLLARPGSVIPFGESDDDAVYDWAHGVTLRVHAPADGATTQTRIPAADGSRGAVFRTRRDGGTVTVEAEGAPGPWRVLLAGADAEPAAGSSAVSERTELGTLLTVPAGADRVSALLTGS, encoded by the coding sequence ATGAAGTTCACCGACGGCTACTGGCTCATGCGTGACGGCGTCCAGGCGTCGTACGCGGCGGAGGTCGCCGACGTCCACGTCTCCGACGACCGGTTCACGCTCCACGCCCCCGTGCGCCGTGTGACCGACCGCGGCCACACCCTCAACAGCCCGCTGCTGACCGTGGAGTGCTGGTCCCCCGCCGAGGGGGTGATCGGCATCCGCTCGACCCATCACGCGGGCGCCGCGGAGCGCGGTCCGGACTTCGCGCTGCGCGCCGATCCCGGCCACTCGGCGAAGGTCACCCGGGACGGTTCGCTGCTGGAGCTCGCGGCCGGGGAGCTGTCCCTGCGCGTGGACACCGCGGCGCCCTGGCGGCTTGACTTCACCGCGGGCGGACGGGTCCTCACCTCAGCGGAGGCGCGTGGCACCGGCTTCGCGGTCACCGGTGACGGCGCCCACCACTCGCTGGCCCAGCTCTCGCTCGGCGTCGGCGAGCTGGTGTACGGGCTGGGCGAGCGCTTCACCCCGTTCACCAAGAACGGCCAGACCGTGGACGTCTGGCAGGCGGACGGCGGCACCGCCAGCGAGCAGGCGTACAAGAACGTCCCCTTCCACCTCACCAACCGGGGCTACGGCGTCTTCGTCAACCACCCGGGCAAGGTCGGCTACGAGATCGGCTCCGAGGCCGTCGGCAAGGTGCAGTTCAGCGTCGAGGACCAGTCGCTGGAGTACTTCGTCGTCCACGGCCCGACGCCGAAGGACGTCCTGGACCGCTACACGGCCCTGACCGGCCGCCCGGCGGTGCCGCCCGCCTGGTCCTTCGGCCTGTGGCTGTCGACCTCCTTCACCACCTCCTACGACGAGGAGACGGTGAACCGCTTCGTGCGCGGCATGGCCGAGCGCGACATCCCGCTGGGCGTCTTCCACTTCGACTGCTTCTGGATGCGCGAGTACCAGTGGTGCGACTTCACCTGGGACCCGGAGGTCTTCCCGGACCCGGAGGGCATGCTGCGGCGCCTCAAGGACGAGCACGGGCTGCGCGTGTCGGTGTGGATCAACCCGTACATCGCGCAGAAGTCCGCGCTGTTCGCGGAGGCCAAACGCCACGGCTACCTGGTGCGCAGGCCGAACGGCGACGTCTGGCAGTGGGACCTGTGGCAGGCGGGCATGGCCCTGGTCGACTTCACGAACCCGGACGCGCGGGAGTGGTACGCGGCCAAGTTGCGGACGCTCGCCGCGCAGGGCGTGGACTGCTTCAAGACCGACTTCGGCGAGCGCATCCCGACCGACGTCGTCTGGCACGACGGATCCGACCCGGAGCGGATGCACAACTACTACACGCAGCTCTACAACGAGACCGTCTTCGAGGTGCTGCGCGAGGCCCGGGGCGCGGGCGAGGCGGTGCTCTTCGCCCGCTCCGCGACGGCCGGCGGGCAGCAGTTCCCGGTGCACTGGGGCGGCGACTGCGAGTCCCACTTCAGAGCGATGGCCGAGTCGCTGCGCGGCGGTCTCTCGCTCGGTCTGTCCGGCTTCGGCTTCTGGAGCCACGACATCGGCGGCTTCGAGGGGACACCGACGCCCGAGGTGTTCAAGCGCTGGGTGCAGTTCGGCCTGCTGTCGTCGCACAGCCGGCTGCACGGCAGCAAGTCGTACCGGGTGCCGTGGGACTACGACGAGGAGGCGGTGGCGGTCACCCGCGACTTCACCCGCCTCAAGCACCGGCTGATGCCGTACCTGTTCCGGGCGGCCCGGCAGGCGGCCGAGCGCGGCACGCCGGTGATGCGCGCGATGGTCCTGGAGTTCCCCGAGGACCCGGCCTGCCACACGCTCGACCGGCAGTACATGCTCGGCGACGACCTCCTCGTCGCGCCCGTCTTCTCGGCGGACGGCGAGGTCGAGTACTACGTACCGGAGGGCACCTGGACCCACCTGCTGTCGGGGACGAGGATCCAGGGCCCGGGCTGGCGGCGCGAGACGTACGGCTTCGACAGCCTGCCGCTGCTCGCCCGCCCCGGCTCGGTGATCCCCTTCGGCGAGAGCGACGACGACGCGGTATACGACTGGGCGCACGGGGTGACGCTGCGGGTCCACGCGCCGGCCGACGGCGCGACGACGCAGACGCGGATCCCGGCCGCGGACGGGTCGCGGGGCGCGGTGTTCCGTACCCGCCGGGACGGCGGCACCGTCACCGTCGAGGCGGAGGGGGCGCCGGGCCCGTGGCGGGTGCTGCTGGCCGGCGCGGACGCGGAGCCGGCCGCCGGGTCGTCGGCGGTCTCGGAGCGGACGGAGCTGGGTACGCTCCTCACCGTCCCGGCAGGCGCGGACCGTGTCTCGGCACTTCTCACCGGGAGTTAA
- the lysA gene encoding diaminopimelate decarboxylase, with the protein MTVTEQPVATATDLVGLFPNGAHLDEDGALVVGGCQVDDLAARFGTPAVVVDENALRSRAREYVRAMAEHWPNSQIVFASKSFPCTAVVRVLVEEGLGVDVAGGGELVAALAAGVDPAGLVVHGNAKTTEELAMAVDAGAGTIVVDNFDDIDRLERLVGDGEQRVLLRVIPEVDADTHEAMVTGQRGSKFGLSVPDAVRAAARLRASDRLRLEGLHVHVGSQLLDTEPFRRAVEAVAAIGELGEHAVYDLGGGLGVRYTYDDRPPTVEEYVRTLTDAARKHLPADARLIIEPGRSLVAEAAMTLYRVVTVKQGPRTLVAVDGGMGDNLEPMLYGQRFEATVASRVGGGEEYDLVGRHCESGDTLIRGVRLRSPQVDDVIAVPVTGAYCYSLSNNYNGARRPPVVFCRDGEAREVVRRETFEDLLRRDVSAG; encoded by the coding sequence ATGACCGTCACCGAACAGCCTGTCGCCACCGCGACCGACCTCGTCGGGCTCTTCCCGAACGGCGCCCACCTGGACGAAGACGGTGCGCTCGTCGTCGGCGGATGCCAGGTGGACGACCTTGCCGCACGCTTCGGCACCCCGGCGGTCGTGGTCGACGAGAACGCGCTGCGCAGCCGCGCGCGGGAGTACGTCCGGGCGATGGCGGAGCATTGGCCGAACAGCCAAATAGTGTTCGCGTCGAAGTCGTTCCCCTGCACCGCCGTCGTCCGCGTCCTGGTCGAGGAGGGCCTCGGTGTGGACGTGGCCGGGGGCGGGGAGCTGGTCGCCGCGCTCGCCGCCGGTGTCGATCCCGCCGGTCTCGTCGTGCACGGCAACGCCAAGACGACCGAGGAACTCGCCATGGCCGTCGACGCCGGCGCGGGGACGATCGTCGTGGACAACTTCGACGACATCGACCGCCTCGAACGCCTGGTGGGCGACGGGGAGCAGCGGGTGCTGCTCCGGGTGATCCCGGAGGTGGACGCCGACACGCACGAGGCGATGGTCACCGGGCAGCGCGGCTCCAAGTTCGGCCTCTCCGTGCCCGACGCGGTGCGGGCCGCGGCACGGCTGCGGGCCAGCGACCGCCTGCGGCTGGAGGGACTGCACGTCCACGTGGGCTCGCAACTGCTCGACACCGAGCCGTTCCGCAGGGCCGTCGAGGCGGTCGCCGCGATCGGTGAGCTCGGCGAGCACGCCGTCTACGACCTCGGCGGCGGGCTCGGGGTGCGCTACACCTACGACGACCGGCCGCCCACGGTCGAGGAGTACGTCCGCACCCTGACGGACGCCGCCCGCAAGCACCTGCCGGCGGACGCCCGGCTGATCATCGAGCCCGGCCGCTCGCTCGTGGCGGAGGCCGCCATGACGCTCTACCGGGTCGTCACGGTCAAGCAGGGCCCGCGCACGCTCGTGGCCGTGGACGGCGGGATGGGCGACAACCTCGAACCGATGCTGTACGGCCAGCGGTTCGAGGCCACCGTGGCCTCGCGGGTCGGCGGCGGCGAGGAGTACGACCTGGTCGGCCGTCACTGCGAGTCCGGCGACACCCTGATCCGCGGCGTCCGTCTGCGCTCTCCGCAGGTGGACGACGTCATCGCGGTGCCGGTGACGGGCGCGTACTGCTACTCGCTCTCGAACAACTACAACGGTGCCCGGCGGCCGCCCGTCGTCTTCTGCCGCGACGGGGAGGCCCGCGAGGTGGTCCGCCGGGAGACGTTCGAGGACCTGCTGCGCCGGGACGTCTCCGCCGGCTGA
- a CDS encoding sugar ABC transporter substrate-binding protein: protein MPSRAGRIPVPLVAATLAVSTLSLGLTGCAAEPDPGTVTVLNSATDTAEHTANQRFFDRCGKPLGLEVEQISVPADQVASKALRMASSDSLTDILELDGSELPQFAQTEGLRPLAEAGVDTTGFSASATSLGSYDGTQYGIARSVNSLALIYNTELLKDAGIAPPTTWEELRAAAKELTAGDTYGMAFSASPNADGVYQFLPFFWSAGGDEARIDNGKGEAALQLWKDLVADGSASKSVVNWNQQDVNDQFVAGRAAMMINGPWQVPVLSAQKNVDWAVASIPVPVAGKAAVPPIGGTVMAVPRNDDDPAREKNAGKLLNCLNTEKNQLQWGESVNNVPTRAAAAQAYAQQNPKLAAFAELVTTARSRTAKVGTGWPVVGDALAGAFQSVLTGRTSPEQALHRAQQQAAAGK from the coding sequence ATGCCGTCCAGAGCAGGGCGCATACCCGTCCCCCTCGTCGCCGCGACGCTCGCCGTGAGCACCCTCTCGCTGGGGCTGACGGGCTGCGCCGCCGAGCCCGACCCCGGCACCGTCACGGTGCTCAACTCGGCGACCGACACCGCCGAGCACACGGCCAACCAGCGGTTCTTCGACCGCTGCGGCAAACCGCTGGGCCTTGAGGTCGAGCAGATCAGCGTGCCCGCCGACCAGGTCGCCTCCAAGGCGCTGCGCATGGCGTCGTCCGACTCGCTCACCGACATCCTGGAGCTCGACGGCTCGGAGCTGCCGCAGTTCGCGCAGACCGAGGGCCTGCGCCCGCTGGCGGAGGCCGGTGTCGACACCACCGGCTTCTCCGCGAGCGCCACGTCGCTCGGCTCGTACGACGGGACCCAGTACGGCATCGCCCGCTCGGTCAACTCCCTCGCCCTGATCTACAACACCGAGCTCCTCAAGGACGCGGGCATCGCACCGCCCACCACCTGGGAGGAGCTGCGGGCCGCCGCGAAGGAGCTGACGGCCGGGGACACGTACGGGATGGCGTTCAGCGCGAGCCCCAACGCGGACGGCGTGTACCAGTTCCTTCCGTTCTTCTGGTCCGCGGGCGGTGACGAGGCGCGCATCGACAACGGCAAGGGCGAGGCCGCGCTCCAGCTGTGGAAGGACCTCGTGGCGGACGGCTCCGCCTCGAAGTCCGTCGTCAACTGGAACCAGCAGGACGTCAACGACCAGTTCGTCGCCGGCCGCGCCGCGATGATGATCAACGGACCGTGGCAGGTGCCGGTCCTCAGCGCCCAGAAGAACGTGGACTGGGCGGTCGCGAGCATCCCGGTGCCCGTGGCCGGCAAGGCAGCGGTGCCGCCCATCGGCGGCACCGTCATGGCCGTGCCGAGGAACGACGACGACCCGGCGCGCGAGAAGAACGCCGGCAAGCTCCTCAACTGCCTCAACACCGAGAAGAACCAGCTCCAGTGGGGCGAGTCGGTCAACAACGTGCCGACCCGCGCCGCCGCGGCCCAGGCGTACGCGCAGCAGAACCCCAAGCTCGCCGCCTTCGCCGAGCTGGTCACCACGGCCCGCTCGCGCACCGCGAAGGTGGGCACCGGCTGGCCGGTCGTCGGTGACGCGCTCGCGGGCGCGTTCCAGTCCGTACTGACCGGACGGACCAGTCCCGAACAGGCCCTGCACCGGGCGCAGCAGCAGGCCGCGGCGGGGAAGTGA
- a CDS encoding carbohydrate ABC transporter permease translates to MTTITSIAPAEGTAGAGSTSVRTSRHRGLLRWLFVVPALAYMALFFGYPLVRNIVMSFQHYTPKTYFTGEAPFNGLDNWRAVFANELFTDALWHTALFTVGSLLGQFTIGLALAVFFSRRFRLSGVIRAVLLLPWLVPMVVSAVVWRRILDQEHGMLNTALHAVGLVPADGVPWLSSPGVALFSAILVNIWIGIPFNMVILYGGLQEIPRDLYEAAALDGSGAWRTFRSITLPMLRPVITVVLVLGFMSTVKILDLILALTSGGPADSTQTLGTVTYQLSFLQLDFGQGAVVGNVLILISAVFAVLYLRANRADFGKGK, encoded by the coding sequence ATGACCACCATCACCTCGATCGCGCCCGCCGAGGGCACCGCCGGAGCCGGCTCCACGTCCGTCCGCACGTCCCGCCACCGCGGGCTGCTGCGCTGGCTCTTCGTCGTCCCCGCGCTCGCCTACATGGCGCTGTTCTTCGGCTATCCGCTCGTCCGCAACATCGTGATGAGCTTCCAGCACTACACGCCGAAGACGTACTTCACCGGCGAGGCCCCGTTCAACGGCCTGGACAACTGGCGGGCCGTCTTCGCCAACGAGCTGTTCACCGACGCCCTCTGGCACACGGCCCTCTTCACGGTCGGCTCGCTGCTCGGCCAGTTCACCATCGGTCTGGCCCTGGCCGTCTTCTTCTCCCGCCGCTTCCGGCTGTCCGGTGTCATCCGCGCCGTACTGCTGCTGCCCTGGCTGGTGCCGATGGTGGTGTCCGCCGTCGTCTGGCGGCGCATCCTCGACCAGGAGCACGGCATGCTCAACACCGCGCTGCACGCGGTGGGCCTGGTCCCCGCCGACGGGGTCCCGTGGCTGAGCAGCCCCGGCGTGGCGCTGTTCTCGGCGATCCTGGTCAACATCTGGATCGGCATCCCGTTCAACATGGTCATCCTCTACGGCGGCCTCCAGGAGATCCCCCGCGATCTGTACGAGGCCGCGGCGCTGGACGGCTCCGGCGCCTGGCGGACGTTCCGCAGCATCACGCTGCCGATGCTGCGCCCGGTGATCACCGTCGTGCTGGTCCTGGGCTTCATGTCGACGGTGAAGATCCTCGACCTGATCCTGGCGCTGACCTCGGGAGGTCCGGCCGACTCCACCCAGACGCTGGGCACGGTCACGTACCAGCTGTCCTTCCTCCAGCTCGACTTCGGCCAGGGCGCCGTCGTGGGCAACGTCCTGATCCTCATCAGCGCGGTCTTCGCCGTGCTGTACCTGCGGGCCAACCGCGCCGACTTCGGCAAGGGGAAGTGA
- a CDS encoding glycoside hydrolase family 6 protein, with the protein MRNRLRLRVGALLPALALGAALSVALPATPAAAARVDNPYAGATPYVNPDWSARAAAEPGGDAIADEPSFVWMDRIAAITGTSTSRGLRAHLDTALTQGASLFQVVIYDLPGRDCAALASNGELAAEELDAYKTRYIDPIASILSDPKYASLRIVALIEPDSLPNMVTNAGSQAGATDACRHVKELGVYEKGVGYALHKLGGIGNVYNYVDAGHHGWLGWDTNFDPAVDEFALAATSEGSTVDDVHGFIVNTANYSALKEPHFKVTDTVNGQTVRQAAWVDWNFYVDELSFAQALRDRLVSRGGFDSGIGMLIDTARNGWGGPERPAGPGPTTGVDDYVNGSRIDRRLHTGNWCNQAGTGVGERPTTAPEPGIDAYVWAKPPGESDGNSEPVENDEGKEFDRMCDPTYEGNARNGNNPTGAMADAPLAGHWFPAQFQMLLANAYPPVGGGGPGNDTQAPSTPGNLRVTGSNSASVSVSWNAATDNVGVTAYDVFRGGAHVGSTAATGFTDSGLTADTAYTYTVRARDAAGNTSAQSGPVTGRTTQGGTGSGTLKVQYRTGDTNATDNAIRMSLQLVNTGSAAQSLAGVEIRYWFADSASAYTTWCDWAQPGCSSLTHSVAANGSATGADHYLKVTVTGGSLAAGASSGEIQLRVHKSDWSAFDEADDYSRGTNAAFADAPRIGVYVNGTLAWGTAP; encoded by the coding sequence ATGCGCAACCGCCTCCGCCTCCGCGTGGGGGCGCTGCTGCCCGCGCTCGCGCTGGGCGCGGCGCTGAGCGTCGCGCTGCCCGCAACGCCCGCCGCGGCCGCCAGGGTCGACAATCCGTACGCGGGCGCCACCCCCTACGTGAACCCCGACTGGTCGGCGCGGGCCGCGGCCGAGCCCGGCGGCGACGCGATCGCCGACGAGCCCAGCTTCGTGTGGATGGACCGCATCGCCGCGATCACCGGCACGTCCACGAGCCGGGGGCTGCGCGCCCACCTCGACACGGCGCTGACCCAGGGCGCGAGCCTGTTCCAGGTCGTCATCTACGACCTGCCGGGCCGCGACTGCGCCGCCCTCGCCTCCAACGGCGAGCTCGCGGCGGAGGAACTGGACGCGTACAAGACCCGGTACATCGACCCGATCGCGTCGATCCTGTCCGATCCGAAGTACGCCTCGCTGCGCATCGTCGCCCTCATCGAGCCCGACTCGCTGCCCAACATGGTCACCAACGCCGGCAGCCAGGCGGGCGCCACCGACGCGTGCCGCCACGTCAAGGAACTCGGCGTCTACGAGAAGGGCGTCGGCTACGCCCTGCACAAGCTGGGCGGGATCGGGAACGTCTACAACTACGTGGACGCGGGCCACCACGGCTGGCTGGGCTGGGACACCAACTTCGACCCGGCGGTCGACGAGTTCGCGCTCGCCGCGACGAGCGAGGGCTCCACCGTCGACGACGTGCACGGTTTCATCGTCAACACCGCCAACTACTCGGCGCTGAAGGAGCCGCACTTCAAGGTCACCGACACGGTGAACGGCCAGACGGTGCGCCAGGCGGCGTGGGTGGACTGGAACTTCTACGTCGACGAGCTCTCCTTCGCCCAGGCGCTGCGCGACCGGCTGGTCAGCCGCGGCGGCTTCGACTCCGGCATCGGCATGCTCATCGACACGGCCCGCAACGGCTGGGGCGGCCCCGAGCGGCCCGCCGGGCCCGGCCCGACGACCGGTGTCGACGACTACGTGAACGGCAGTCGCATCGACCGCCGCCTGCACACCGGCAACTGGTGCAACCAGGCCGGAACCGGTGTCGGCGAGCGTCCGACGACAGCACCGGAGCCCGGCATCGACGCCTATGTGTGGGCGAAGCCCCCGGGCGAGTCCGACGGCAACAGCGAGCCCGTCGAGAACGACGAGGGCAAGGAGTTCGACCGGATGTGCGATCCGACGTACGAGGGCAACGCACGCAACGGCAACAACCCGACCGGCGCCATGGCCGACGCACCACTGGCCGGCCACTGGTTCCCGGCGCAGTTCCAGATGCTGCTGGCCAACGCCTACCCGCCCGTCGGCGGCGGCGGCCCGGGGAACGACACCCAGGCGCCGAGCACGCCCGGAAACCTGCGCGTCACCGGCTCCAACTCCGCTTCGGTCTCGGTGTCCTGGAACGCCGCGACGGACAACGTCGGGGTGACGGCGTACGACGTCTTCCGCGGCGGTGCACACGTGGGATCCACCGCCGCCACCGGCTTCACCGACTCGGGCCTGACCGCCGACACCGCGTACACGTACACAGTGCGGGCCCGGGACGCGGCCGGGAACACCTCGGCGCAGTCCGGCCCGGTGACCGGGCGGACGACGCAGGGCGGCACCGGCAGCGGCACTCTGAAGGTGCAGTACAGGACCGGTGACACCAACGCCACGGACAACGCGATCCGGATGAGTCTGCAACTGGTCAACACCGGTTCCGCCGCCCAGAGTCTGGCCGGTGTCGAGATCCGCTACTGGTTCGCCGACAGCGCGAGCGCGTACACCACATGGTGCGACTGGGCGCAGCCGGGCTGCTCCTCGCTCACCCACTCGGTGGCCGCGAACGGTTCGGCGACCGGCGCCGACCACTACCTGAAGGTGACCGTCACCGGGGGTTCGCTCGCCGCCGGGGCGTCCTCCGGAGAGATCCAGCTCCGGGTCCACAAGTCCGACTGGTCCGCCTTCGACGAGGCGGACGACTACAGCCGCGGCACGAACGCGGCCTTCGCCGACGCCCCCAGGATCGGCGTCTACGTGAACGGGACCCTGGCCTGGGGCACCGCACCCTGA
- a CDS encoding LacI family DNA-binding transcriptional regulator has translation MATIKDVAERAGVAPSTVSYVLSGSRKISEDTRRAVREAIDALGYHPRASARTLRSARTRVLALAVPRTPGEYRAIDGRFAIDVTDAARGHGYDVLLMTDGDGVGGLRRVARSGLADAAVLMAVEERDPRIGVLHELGFPAALLGHDDHAALPWTDLDWEAAVALAVRETAAAGHRRILFLSSAEHEIAARRGYALRGLDGARRATAETGAEVRVLPSHRDPEALGRRLHEALTARPAPTALVVQHLILLPHLLDAVAAAGLSVPDDLAVVLVGSLPDELGIRHLPRIDLPVAEMSTAVARLAVEAIAAGCDGREPASQAPSAPSAAPHHLIRPRMAAGPGIAPPP, from the coding sequence ATGGCCACGATCAAGGACGTCGCCGAGCGGGCAGGCGTGGCGCCCAGCACCGTCTCGTACGTCCTGAGCGGGTCGCGCAAGATCTCCGAGGACACCCGGCGCGCGGTGCGGGAGGCGATCGACGCGCTCGGCTACCACCCCCGCGCCAGCGCCCGGACGCTGCGCAGCGCCCGCACCCGGGTGCTCGCCCTGGCCGTGCCGCGCACGCCCGGCGAGTACCGGGCGATCGACGGCCGGTTCGCCATCGACGTCACCGACGCCGCCCGCGGCCACGGCTACGACGTCCTGCTCATGACCGACGGCGACGGTGTCGGCGGGCTGCGCCGGGTGGCCCGCAGCGGGCTCGCGGACGCGGCCGTGCTGATGGCGGTCGAGGAGCGCGACCCCCGTATCGGGGTCCTGCACGAGCTGGGCTTCCCCGCGGCGCTGCTCGGCCACGACGACCATGCGGCGCTGCCCTGGACGGACCTGGACTGGGAGGCCGCCGTCGCCCTCGCCGTGCGCGAGACCGCCGCCGCCGGCCACCGGCGGATTCTCTTCCTGTCATCGGCCGAGCACGAGATCGCCGCCCGCCGCGGCTACGCGCTGCGCGGCCTCGACGGTGCGCGGCGGGCCACCGCGGAGACCGGCGCCGAGGTGCGCGTGCTCCCGTCCCACCGCGACCCGGAGGCCCTCGGGCGGCGGCTGCACGAGGCGCTGACCGCGCGCCCCGCCCCGACCGCGCTGGTGGTCCAGCATCTGATCCTGCTTCCGCACCTGCTGGACGCGGTGGCCGCGGCCGGGCTGTCGGTCCCCGACGACCTGGCCGTCGTCCTCGTCGGCAGCCTCCCGGACGAGCTGGGCATCCGGCATCTGCCGCGGATCGACCTCCCCGTCGCGGAGATGTCGACGGCCGTGGCCCGGCTGGCGGTCGAGGCGATCGCCGCCGGCTGCGACGGCCGGGAGCCCGCCTCGCAGGCGCCGTCCGCACCGTCCGCCGCGCCGCACCACCTGATCCGGCCCCGGATGGCCGCAGGACCCGGCATCGCCCCGCCGCCCTAG
- a CDS encoding carbohydrate ABC transporter permease encodes MNRLRFRSAWNTTAALLILAVLLFPVYWMLNTALQPEASIAATQWFPTAPSLRNFDTAISSQGGSLLTSFAVALGAVVVCLALAAPAAYGLAQFGLRGGQGIVFGTLITQMVPGIVIANALYSAYAELGLVNSYLGLVLADASLGLPFAIVLLRAFMVSIPAEVVEAAMVDGANRFTAFVRIVLPMSRNALITAGLFTFLFAWSDFMFALTLNTTDDVKPITLGIYQFVGAHVSDWGAVMATAVLSAVPAAILLVVAQKYIAAGITGGSVK; translated from the coding sequence ATGAACCGTCTCCGTTTCCGCTCCGCCTGGAACACCACCGCCGCGCTGCTGATCCTCGCCGTGCTGCTCTTCCCGGTGTACTGGATGCTCAACACCGCGCTCCAGCCCGAGGCGAGCATCGCCGCCACCCAGTGGTTCCCCACCGCGCCGAGCCTGAGGAACTTCGACACGGCGATCAGCAGCCAGGGCGGCTCGCTGCTCACCAGCTTCGCCGTCGCGCTCGGCGCCGTCGTCGTCTGCCTCGCGCTGGCCGCGCCCGCCGCCTACGGCCTCGCCCAGTTCGGGCTGCGCGGCGGCCAGGGCATCGTCTTCGGCACGCTCATCACGCAGATGGTGCCGGGCATCGTCATCGCCAACGCCCTCTACAGCGCCTACGCCGAGCTCGGTCTGGTCAACTCCTATCTGGGGCTCGTCCTCGCGGACGCCTCGCTCGGACTGCCGTTCGCGATCGTGCTGCTGCGGGCGTTCATGGTCTCGATCCCGGCCGAGGTCGTGGAGGCCGCGATGGTGGACGGGGCGAACCGCTTCACCGCGTTCGTCCGGATCGTGCTGCCGATGAGCCGCAACGCCCTGATCACGGCCGGGCTGTTCACCTTCCTCTTCGCCTGGTCGGACTTCATGTTCGCGCTGACCCTGAACACCACGGACGACGTCAAGCCGATCACGCTCGGCATCTACCAGTTCGTGGGCGCGCACGTCAGTGACTGGGGCGCGGTGATGGCGACCGCCGTGCTCTCCGCCGTGCCGGCCGCGATCCTGCTCGTCGTCGCCCAGAAGTACATCGCCGCCGGGATCACCGGCGGATCGGTCAAGTAG
- a CDS encoding class A beta-lactamase-related serine hydrolase, protein MGMGRPESGGAAHRLLWAVTGTAVLMGGAVMATAYGAAHGGDGEGGKAGPAASVTTPAPSLPPSPPLEEVMAEPAPASPTPEALPTTVDLAAALASVAAGADGGLSVAVRDAGSGASAVYGEDLFDTASIVKVDILAALLLRAQDADRALTALEKSRAATMIKNSDNAAALALWQSIGRAPGLEAANERLGLTGTQGGHDDYWGLTRTTAADQLALLDAVFSDDSALTATSRAYVADLMEHIAAGQDWGVSAAADDAPSGGGETALKNGWLPRTATGLWVINSIGRVDADGRTCLVAVLSDGNRTKEGGITTVESAARAAVAAVAEAGDSRVS, encoded by the coding sequence ATGGGCATGGGCAGACCTGAGAGCGGCGGGGCCGCGCACCGGTTGTTGTGGGCCGTGACGGGCACCGCCGTACTGATGGGCGGCGCGGTGATGGCGACGGCGTACGGCGCGGCGCACGGCGGGGACGGGGAAGGCGGCAAGGCCGGACCCGCCGCCTCCGTGACCACGCCGGCGCCGTCCCTGCCGCCGTCCCCGCCCCTGGAGGAAGTCATGGCCGAGCCCGCGCCCGCGTCCCCGACGCCCGAAGCCCTGCCCACGACCGTGGACCTGGCCGCGGCACTCGCCTCCGTCGCCGCCGGTGCGGACGGCGGTCTGTCGGTCGCCGTCCGGGACGCCGGGTCCGGCGCGAGCGCCGTGTACGGCGAGGACCTGTTCGACACGGCCAGCATCGTCAAGGTCGACATCCTCGCCGCGCTGCTGCTCCGGGCCCAGGACGCGGACCGGGCGCTCACCGCCCTTGAGAAGTCCCGCGCGGCAACGATGATCAAGAACAGCGACAACGCCGCCGCACTGGCCCTCTGGCAGTCCATCGGCCGCGCCCCCGGCCTTGAGGCGGCCAACGAACGCCTCGGCCTGACCGGCACGCAGGGCGGCCACGACGACTACTGGGGCCTGACCCGGACCACGGCCGCCGACCAACTTGCCCTGCTGGACGCGGTGTTCAGCGACGACTCCGCGCTGACGGCCACCTCGCGGGCGTATGTGGCGGACCTCATGGAGCACATAGCCGCGGGCCAGGACTGGGGCGTCTCGGCGGCGGCGGACGACGCTCCCTCCGGGGGTGGGGAGACGGCCCTCAAGAACGGCTGGCTGCCGCGGACGGCGACGGGCCTGTGGGTGATCAACAGCATCGGCCGCGTCGACGCCGACGGCCGCACCTGCCTCGTCGCCGTCCTCTCCGACGGCAACAGGACGAAGGAGGGCGGCATCACGACGGTGGAGTCGGCGGCCCGCGCGGCGGTGGCGGCGGTGGCGGAGGCCGGCGACAGCCGGGTCTCATAA